In Schistocerca cancellata isolate TAMUIC-IGC-003103 chromosome 7, iqSchCanc2.1, whole genome shotgun sequence, a genomic segment contains:
- the LOC126092841 gene encoding uncharacterized protein LOC126092841, which yields MKGSTPELTTVSWWVTRDFGQGTEWPQRAAGCRPPLHIASDAPHRPSGGIQPSRTAHSFPCAPPPRSSLSLLPAADSAGYRNLCSRAGPGRAKRPALINAGQTCAGRTAAARCADREALICPQIPPATPIQGRRFPVATSTSLPPPPTTGQSQAETPTLIVRLLPPQPPPPTAVGSPTHHYS from the exons atgaaaggat CCACTCCAGAGCTGACTACAGTTTCGTGGTGGGTGACACGTGACTTTGGGCAGGGCACAGAGTGGCCCCAGCGAGCCGCCGGCTGCCGGCCCCCGCTGCACATCGCATCAGATGCTCCCCATCGACCGAGCGGCGGCATCCAGCCGTCACGGACCGCACACAGCTTCCCCTGCGCCCCTCCCCCGCGCAGCAGCCTAAGCCTCCTGCCGGCGGCCGACAGCGCGGGCTATCGGAATCTGTGctcccgggccgggccgggccgagcCAAACGTCCTGCCCTGATCAATGCCGGCCAAACTTGTGCCGGCCGCACCGCCGCTGCGCGCTGCGCCGATAGAGAGGCACTTATCTGTCCCCAGATCCCACCTGCCACCCCCATTCAGGGCCGCCGGTTTCCGGTCGCGacctccacctccctcccccctccccccaccaccggcCAGTCCCAGGCGGAGACCCCGACTCTCATCGTCAGACTCCTGCCTCCCCAACCCCCACCACCCACCGCCGTAGGATCCCCTACTCACCACTACTCTTAG